Proteins from one Natrinema salinisoli genomic window:
- the fabG gene encoding 3-oxoacyl-ACP reductase FabG has protein sequence MSMDGRTCVITGSAKGIGRGIAEYLGAEGANVVINYRSSEGAAHEAVEAIESSGGSAVAARADVADRAEVEHMREVCHEAFGSCDVLVNNAGITADKQFTEMSREEWDRVMDVNLGGMFNCTQLFYDDIWNADEGRLINISSVVGKQGNFGQANYATAKSGMFGFTRTIALELAKGGSTANCVAPGFTATDMLASVPEEVLDRIIAGIPLERLAEVEDVAAVVRFLASKDSSYVTGEVIDVNGGMDL, from the coding sequence ACGGGCTCGGCAAAAGGAATCGGTCGCGGGATCGCCGAATACCTCGGTGCGGAGGGAGCGAACGTGGTTATCAACTACCGCTCGTCGGAGGGGGCGGCACACGAGGCCGTCGAGGCCATCGAATCGTCGGGGGGTTCCGCCGTCGCGGCCAGAGCCGACGTCGCCGACCGCGCGGAGGTCGAGCACATGCGGGAGGTCTGTCACGAGGCGTTCGGCTCCTGCGACGTCCTGGTGAACAACGCCGGTATCACCGCCGACAAGCAGTTCACCGAGATGTCCCGCGAAGAGTGGGACCGCGTGATGGACGTCAATCTTGGTGGGATGTTCAACTGCACCCAGCTGTTCTACGACGACATCTGGAACGCCGACGAGGGGCGCTTGATCAATATCTCGAGCGTCGTCGGGAAACAGGGCAACTTCGGGCAGGCCAACTACGCGACCGCCAAAAGCGGTATGTTCGGGTTCACGCGGACGATCGCCCTCGAGCTCGCCAAAGGCGGCTCGACGGCCAACTGCGTCGCGCCCGGCTTTACCGCCACCGACATGCTCGCGAGCGTCCCCGAAGAGGTGCTCGACAGAATTATCGCGGGGATTCCCCTCGAGCGGCTGGCCGAGGTCGAGGACGTCGCCGCCGTCGTTCGCTTCCTCGCGAGCAAAGATTCGTCGTACGTGACGGGCGAAGTGATCGACGTCAACGGCGGCATGGACCTGTAG